A segment of the Triticum urartu cultivar G1812 chromosome 1, Tu2.1, whole genome shotgun sequence genome:
cctacaacaagaccgcctggcatgttctgagcaagcgtagcaatgcggccccaaccccagccctcgcgaacttgcgaaaccagtgttgcgcgtacataactacgctctggaaataccatgggcacaggggaaggggcaccatcacggcacgcccgaaacgcggcttaaaccacactaggggctgccgatttcttaattttctcttatttttaggactccactcttcggaaggcctgtccggcagtacaattgtcGCACAAATGATACAACAACCAGGggagcagaaagctacgccgcactatggaactctaaggtggtctctataacgagcagtatacctgtttcacataccattccgcagctcgcccctggaaaggacatgttaaatagtcccatcttttgcttattgcactatttgtatcgttctgctttgatcgcagcttttttaaataaacaatgcatagcttccgtctattattgcattactcttttttacgaatatatgttcattaatgaaatgttgcacccgtacactttggtatggccaggacgccaggggcttaagtaccccacaatacggtgtgagaagtccgaacactttcacaagtacggcaccccgaacttatagcattatatgcatcggctccgaatcatgtcttaggtcaatagttgggtttgcccagctcctatgttttggtaccttacgttcccctatatcggctaaggtagcactaggagaactactgcgattgtgccccagttgagctgggctaagcacctcagtagagaaagctaaaactgaccgtcatgatgaggcgatacccggtcgctgttcgagaggttttcgagtccctaaagacttatgccgcttagagcgaggagtcggctttgtccggcctaggcgtggatagcgccccgaactcggtcttccgaacactaggggcttcaccgaaatttaaaattatagaattctatggctaagtgagagtgttcaagcattatagtccgattgccttgttcgttgtgttgagcgcctccctcaaaggacccaagaatgggaaaaagagcgctcatgtttatcccgaacaccccagcactcgtggcatgggggcagaagccgacgactcgccatctctcaaatttgataaatggccgcacagaaggtaatattttaaattcaaaagcgttgcttagcgcatatgaacaagttttcagcgtacaggatcacgaatgcgagtttactcaaaaattacatctttggagcattcatccgctataaggcgggcacccttcaggacggcCTCATAATACACTTCCGGGacacgatgctccttgcccggcggcggcccgtccttcaccagcttctccgcatccatcttgccccagtgcactttagcacgggcaagcgccctacgggcaccttcgatgcagacggagcgcttgattacttcaagccatggacaggcatccaccagccgcctcaccagcccgaagtagctcctaggcagagcctctccaggccaaagccgaactatgaggccctttatggcctgttcggccaccttgtggagctcgaccatttgcttcagctggttgctcaaaggcaccaggtgtccggcctcagcatactgagaccagaacaccttctccgtcgagctcccctcctcggctcggtagtaggcggcggcatcagacgcactgcggggcaaatctgcgaatgctcctggagagctccggactcgggtaagtaacaagtaattcactttcacgtgcttgctttgcataatgaatgccttacccgccgctaccttcttcatcgcttcaatttcttggagggctttctgggctttggccttggcagacttcacgctttcgagggctgccgcaagctcggacgcttgcgtctttgagtcaagctccaaactctcgtgttttttcacgagagcctggagctctttctgcacctcttccacccgcgcctcctgcttccctctctctgtgcgcttcgcggccgctctgttttcggcctcggacagcgctttcttaagggttgccacctcggtcgtggcccctataatagcacgttgatcctgtcattttttgcaaccacatcttctctatatacttgcgcaaggtattacttaccttccttctcctcaagttgcctcttggcatggccgagctcgttctcggaccgcgcgaggtttttcttcagcgtatccacctccgcaatCAGTGCGGCGGaagccagcagcgaagcctgcatacacatattgacttgattatgttagactcctgcgaatgttattagatcctctattcggcttttctttccgaacgccgaacagagcatcaggggctactgtctatgcggtaatacttttacatattctttacttacctcaaagcctgttagaatgctggcacaggcttcagtcagtccgctcttggcggactaaaccttctggatcaccgcactcataatagtgcggtgctcctcgttgatggaggcgccgttaagcacctccagcaaattgtccggtgcctccggttggacggaggtcaccgactcggtaggcttgctcctcttggaaggaggctgcctaccgaagtccggaaccgttgaaggttccggcgcggtgtccggctcaaggccggactcggagcccttggggcttttatcccctttgcgcctggagtccgggaggtcgccttgcggcgcctccgggaccacctcctcctggcttggaacctgttgggacagcacctcggtgtcgtccgtagggtggggggaggtagcgggcggaagtgaattcacgtccgacgaatcaagggagccgctcgacgactcgtcgagcccggccttgggcggactgcatagtcatattcggcgtaaggaggagctgtgcaagaaaggaacactatgaattgctctggtgtccgaatacttacgatctcaccaggggcttggccctgtgcggccactcctcttcgccgtcgtcggcgttggtggagtagtccagaggaagggtcttccccttcttggacccttcggcctccccagttggggcggccttccttttcttccctccccccccccgctagagggggagaggtctcttcttcctcctcctcgtcttcacgggaggagtgcatcttggagtcgtcggatgataaatccgacacctccaggcgtcgggcactctttcgagtccccgtggccttcttcttggccttcgtctccagcaccacatagggtgccggaaccagcagctttgccaagcgagcgtccgctggcccttcgggcaaaggagccggtcagttgatctgtccggacatctcctgccaatcctgtcaaaggtaagggagcttagatctcgcatggagtcaaactatgaaaaactaataccctataaaaggtaaaaacagcttaccgcactagcgtgacactgcgtgctgaatccgcgatcctcggtagcggatgcgggggcctcggcgcccttgaaaagcaccttccaggcatcttcgtacgtcgtgtcgaagagcctgctcagagttcggtgctgcgccgggtcgaactcccacaggttgaaagcccgttgttgacatgggaggatccggtggatgagcataacctggactacgttgacaagtttgagcttcttgtccaccagggtttggacgcatgtttggagtccggtcagctctccttttttaccccacgacaagcccgtctctttccaggaggtgagccgcgtagggggtctggatcagaactcgggggctgcgacccattcagggtcgcgcggctcggtgatgtaaaaccaccccgattgccacccctttagggtctccacgaaggagccctcgagccataggacttTGGGCATCTTGCctaccatggcgcctccgcactccgcctgggtgccgcgcaccaccttcggcttgacattggaagtcttgagccataggccaaaatgggggcagatgcagaggaaagcctcgcacacgacgataaacgccgagatgttgaggacaaagttctgggccaaatcgtggaaatccaggccatagtagaacatgagccctcggacaaatgggtgaagagggaagcccagtccgcggaggaaatgggggaggaacaccaccctctcatggggcctaggggtggggatgagctgcccctcttcgggaagccggtgcgcaatgtcgttagacaagtatccggccttccttagttttttgatgtgtccctccgtgacggaggagaccatccacttgcctcccgctccggacatggctggagaaggttgaggtggggtgtgcggacttgggcgctggagctcgagtgcgcgaaaatggataggcaaaggaggaagaaggcatggatgaaaaggtggatccttatccccttatatgggcggacgcgactatgcgtccccaccagcctggtaaaactcgcttatctcccaagcgtcgtaatcaatggcgcggttgggttacccacgcccgtattgatgagaatcccgaaataaggggacacgatctctgctttaacaagacgtgccaaggaaactgcctcgctaaacgcgctgaggtgggacagtaaaacaattcgaataaagacttggccgtggtgtgatgtcacgctacggaatacgttaGCGGATTAgatttatgtaaatattattctctctatggcaatatgtggaaacttattttgcagagccggacactacctttgtgttcaaaatcttctatgaagtacttggaggaggaacccgccttgcaatgtcgaagacaatccgcgcgccggacttgtcgtcattgaagtctggttcaggggctactgagggagtcctggattagggggtgtccggatagccggactataccttcggccggactcctggactatgaagatacaagattgaagacttcgtcccgtgtccggaagggactttccttggcgtggaaggcaagcttggcgatacggatatgtagatctcctaccattgtaaccgactctgtgtaaccctagccctctccgatgtctatataaaccggagggttttagtccgtaggacgaagaacaatcataccatagtctagcttctagggtttagcctccttgatctcgtggtagatctactcttgtactacccatatcatcaatattaatcaagcaggagtagggttttacctccatcgagagggcccgaacctgggtaaaaacatcgtgtcccttgtctcctgttaccatccgcctagacgcacagttcgggaccccctacccgagatccgccggttttgacaccgacagggagcCTTTTACCCACGTACATGCATGATCGGGGGCACCAAAGCTAGCTATTGGTTTCGGTCCTTGGTCCCTTTAGCGTCACCTATATAAAGAGCATGTCGTACCCCTTTGGGAGACACACATGTGTATGGGTTATACCCAGAACTACAAACCACCAATCCTAAAAAAAAAGGTGCTTAAGGTGATCAGAAGACCGACTACCACCGTCGGCCACCGCAAGGTCAGTATGTCGCCGTCCTGCTTCCCTTCTTCCCAGCCATGTCCTCACTACCGAAGATCCCAAGGAGCAAGCATGGGCTGCTGCTAATGGACCCAACCGTTCTGGTTAGTAATCTTTCACATATGTTTAGGTGTTCTAATCATGAGATTAAGATATACGGAAATAATTTGCTACCCATGGTGGTAGCTACACATGCCCTCAATATTTATCTAATGTTTTAATGTTAATCCTAAATGAATTATGCTACCAGTATTGTCATATCATAAAACTAGCACATGTTCCCCATGTACCACTTATGCGGTGAGCTATGGTGTTCGATTCGCTTTGGCCTATCCAGGAGGTTAGCCCTCTAGTCCTTCGACGGTGGAAAAGAAGTTTGTTCATTTCATGTGGTATCAGGCAACCGACAGAAATTTGTCCACAATTGAGGGATGGTGGACATGTCCCCCGACACCTAGCATGCCCGATCAGCGTTATGTTGCACCCCGCCATGTAGATTACTACTACTCCCTCAATTCCAATGAATAAGGTGGGCTCGTATCCTGAAATTCAACTTTGTGCATAAATTAGACCAATCAAACATAGATTATGGCCTGTTTGTTTGGGCTTTTTCCTGACTTTTCCACTTCAGCTTAAAAGCCAAAAAAACTCCTATTTAGAGGCTTTTGGCTTTGACTTTTAGCTTATACCATCATATAACAATATTGAGTCATAAGTCAAAAGCTGAAGCCAAAAGCGCCTATTTAGGAGTTTTTTGGCTTTCAAGTCGAAGTGGAAAAGTCAGGAAAAAGCCCAAACAAACGGGCCTATATGTAAATATATACCGTTGAATTCGTTTTGAGAATAAGTTTTCGATGATGTAATTTTGAAGTCACAAATATATTATATTGATCTAATTTATGATCAAAGTTGGACTTTGGAAACGTGCATGTTTTATtcattggaatggagggagtacatgatGTGTAACATACAAAGAAGAAAGAATGAAACTGGCTACTCTGCTCTCTGGACATTCGCCATAACGTGCACTCATGCGCTCCATGAGTTAGAAGTAATAGCCTTGCAGGGAGCTACTGTTGTATAGTTCAAGTGGTAGCTAGAAAACTGTTGACGCTGTGCAACTTGTGTTGCACACCAAAAGGTGGCCTCCACTTCGTGGAGCTTCGGTTTTCGTTTCTGTTCTTTTGATTGCTAGTATATGGTCCACTATGGAGCTTCGGGATCTGGACTGCTGAACGAAAGAATATCACTGCTAACCCGGCTACTAGTGTTCAGATGCACTGTACGACTGGCAACTCCCCATGATCCAAGGTTCCAAACGGCGCCATCATGATCAAAGCTAGTCTGATTCTGATTGGGGAACACAGATTTGGAGTATATTCCAGTTATATTTGTTGAAATATATTGTCCACCTTCCTTTATCAGTTCGGACTTTTGAATGAGTTGGATGATGCATGAATCTAACACGGTATCCAAGCTAAGAGGTCTTGAGTTCAAAGATCCTGCCAAAGTAGTATTAAATAAAATGATTTTGCGGCCTATATCAATCCCATATTTAAGTACTAAAATAGCCTAGACATAGGATTAAAATATATTATTCACCTTTCTTCATCAGTTCGGATTTTTGGAAGAATTGACTGATGCATGAATTCAACAATATCTAACCACTACTGCTCCACAATCAAATCATTCCCAGGAATCCATACCGTTTAGAAAAATTAGATACTTGATGACAACTCTGGACGCCGAAGCGTACCAGTGATTGCCAGGTAAACTTCGGCACAACTGCTCCGCGGATGCTGAGAAAATCGACGGTGCGTGCTCCTCGACCTCGAGTCTCAGTCAAGGTCAGCAAAACCCGGTCTACGAATTGCGCTCCTTCGTAAACATCTTCCCGTCCCCTACCATTTAATTTCCCTTTTCTGGCGTTCTAGTCGGTCTCAAGTCTCAACTGGTTGCACCTTATCACCAACCATCTCATGCTGGGGTTGACGGGAGAAATGGACATATTTGGGTCTATATTTTTTCTGCTTTTGAGATTCTCCTCGACCGAGTGCGCGAGTAGTTGACGAAGCAGGGCACACAGACAGACAGAGACAATCCCAAGTCTTGAAACGAAACGACTCACTTATATTGTTTTCTTGGGAAGAAATCAAGACATGTCACATctggaggaagaagagaaggagaaggagatatAAATAAGGGATGAAAAATGCACCACGCAACACGCCACGTCCTATGGGCCGTTCGTGCCTGCCCGAGTTGACCCGGAGGCTCCCCCTCGTTCGCTGCTTCATGCGCATCACCAACCCGGCACCCCGTACACCATAATCGTACTACCACCCACTTGATTAGTTAACTGTTGCCAGTAACTAAACAGTACGCAAATGTACTACAAACAAATCGTGGGTATGGTGAGGACATGAAGGGCCGTCACGAAGAggtaagagcaactccaacgcaAAGACCTAAACGGACACGGATTTTGTCTTCTTTTTATTCGTTTGGGTCATTTGTCCGTTTAGTGAACATAGGATAGACAAGGGCGGACTGTGGATGTATCCAACGCACAGCCCTCGAGCAGACAGAATTGACCGTTATGGACAGAGTTGAGTGCAGCAGCCAATGCCTGGGAGTCAGCAGCGAAGCTCATCGACGGCACCCCCACCCCGGCGAACCCCAGGTTGGAGCGGAACTCGTCGAAATCAGCCTTCTTATCAGCGAAGCTCAAACCGAAAACCCTCTCTAAGGTGGAGCCTAGTTGCAGTTGTCATTCAAAGAATAAATGGGAATCCAAATCCACTTTTAGGGATATAGATGAAGTCTCGCCGGCTGTGGCTGCCTTTTCCCGGCGTCGAGGAGTTGCAGCGTGGCCTGTTTGCTCCGGCCTTGCTTGGGCTTGTTGTGCTCGTTGCCGAAGCATCTCGAGAATGACCTGAGGGGCTTGTGGAGGAAGTTGGTGAGGACGACGTGGAGGTGGAGGAGGCAGTCAGGCCGGCGTTGCTGCTGCTTGGATTCGATTCGGGGAGGTCGAGGTGGTCGAGCATGGCGGTAGGCGAGCTCCTGCTTGATGCCCTGGAGGCGTCCATGGCGACGGCGTGGCGAGAGGATGCTGAGGACGACGGGGGCCGGCGGAACGCGAAGACCGGTGAGGGGCGGCGGATCCGCGCGGGACCGGATGGATCTGGACAGCCGGTGCCGAATCCGGGCAACGACGGACGGGGTTGGTGCGGCGGCGCAGGAGCTCGGGacgagcgggcggcggcgcgagagcTGGGACGAGCGGGGACGGCGCTATGCTCCGATCGGAGGCTGAATCACTAGTGCGGGTTGCTGATGTGTGGGACCAGGCCGGACACGAGAGGACACGAGCAAGCGACGAGAGTGTCCACTTTTGTCCGCGAGGACCCATTTATGGCTCAAATTTGGGTTTAGTTTAGGTCCGAATGGACAACAAACGAACAACCGACGGACGCTTTTCTGTGTGGATGACCCAAACGGAGAACATggatctcttcgttggagttgctctaaaaaatattttaaaaaatcGCTGGACTGTGAATGACGTGTGGGGTCGGGGGCCACGTGCAATTGACCAGCAATTGACACGTCGGACAGATATTCTTGATCTGATTGAACGTTTTCAACTGGATGATCGATCCTATTAAACGCGAGCGCGCGGGCTGCCTCGCTGGTTGCCAAGCAGCGGGCCACCAGACTCGCGTCTCCTCTCCCCCGGCACCGGCACCGCACAAAGCGCGCGCGGTCGAGAGAGATGGCGTACGCGGCGGGCTCGCCGGCGGTGCCGGACTGGCTGAACAAGGGCGACAACGCGTGGCAGCTGACGGCGGCGACGATGGTGGGCATCCAGTCCATGCCGGGCCTGGTCGTCCTCTACGGCAGCATCGTGAAGAAGAAGTGGGCCGTCAACTCGGCCTTCATGGCGCTCTACGCCTACGCCTCCTCGCTGCTggtgtgggtgctggtggggttCCGCATGGCGTTCGGCGAGCGGCTGCTGCCCTTCTGGGGCAAGGCCGGCGTGGCGCTGTCGCAGGACTACCTCGTCGGCCGCGCCAAGCTGTCGGCGACGGAGCGCGGGAGCACGCCGCTGGTGGAGCCCTTCTACCCGGAGGCGACGCTGGTGCTGTTCCAGTTCGAGTTCGCGGCCATCACGCTCATCCTGCTGGCGGGCTCCGTGCTGGGCCGCATGAACATCAAGGCCTGGATGGCCTTCACGCCGCTCTGGCTCATGCTCTCCTACACCGTCGGCGCCTTCAGCCTCTGGGGCGGCGGCTTCCTCTACCACTGGGGCGTCATCGACTACTCCGGCGGCTACGTCATCCACCTCTCCTCCGGCATCGCCGGCTTCACCGCCGCCTACTGGGTACGTGCGCAGCTTCCTTCCTTACCTCCCCTCCATGTCAGTTCGGCGGCCGGTGCTCCGGCGGCGTCTCGATCGGGTTCGGCTAACGTGTTAGGTGGTAGCAGCCAGTCGTTGCTAGCCAAGTAGTTTGACCCAGCACAGCGATGTGGACTCCTCGTTGGGATGCCATTGCCGTTGCCATGCCACCGCGGGAATACACATGACAGCACAGAGTAAAAGTACAGCTACAGTTCTACCGATGCCTGGACCGGAAATTTTCTGGGGTAGATACATGTTCTTCAAAGTAACGTTGGAAGATTTCTAAAAATAAGCCGTGTCGGAAGAAATTAGCGCGAGTCGTTGTAGACTTTCTTTGCTTTCTTTGGGCGGTCACATGATACGAGCACAAGTATTTCGGTGATAGCTGCAGGCACCCGGAAAAGGGGTCCAAGAAAACCGCTTTGCCTCATGGAACGTGTGAACCGGTTGGACCGCGTCGTTGGCTTCGGCTGGCCTCTGCCCGTGGGCGCTCGCGCGGCGTCGTTGATGGCAACTTGAACTAGTACTGGACGGAACGCCCAATTTTTTAATCTCTGGCGGGTCACGGTTACACCGGCTGCAAATATCCAGCGTCGCTGTCTCTCGCGTTATCCAACTTGTTGGTGTGGCACCCGCGTTGTGTACTTGTGTTCATCGACTATTGTGCAAATTCACAATTGGTTCTTCTTCCTTCACGAAGAACTCACAATTAAGTCGCTCCTGAAAAACTACGGAGTATGGTGAACTAGCTAAGTTTGTTTCTGGATTTTTTTAGTAAGATTCGGTCGAACAATCCCGTTATGTCAAACTGTGAGTCGATTTCATTTCGCACCATGTTGTGGCTGGCAGGTGGGACCGAGGCTGAAGAGCGACCGGGAGCGGTTCTCCCCGAACAACATCCTGCTCATGATCGCCGGCGGCGGGCTGCTGTGGATGGGGTGGGCCGGGTTCAACGGCGGCGCGCCCTACGCCGCCAACATCACGGCGTCCATCGCCGTGCTCAACACCAACGTCAGCGCGGCGACGAGCCTCCTCACCTGGACCTGCCTCGACGTCATCTTCTTCGGCAAGCCGTCCGTCATCGGCGCCGTCCAGGGCATGATGACCGGCCTCGTCTGCATCACCCCCGGCGCAGGTACCAAACATCTCATTGCACGCAGCACGTACGGATCACAGGAGTAGGCGGAGTTTTCGTCGCTCAATCAATGTGTTGTCGTGGAGTACTACTAGCACAAAAAAGTCAAATAGACAGCTCGTAGAGTACGCTAACAAGTCCACACCAACGTAACAACAGTAGTTCATTGTGTTTTGACATGAAATTTCTTCATTAATCTACGTACAGGGCTGGTGCAGACGTGGGCGGCCGTGGTGATGGGCATCTTCGCGGGCAGCGTGCCGTGGTTCACCATGATGATCCTGCACAAGAAGTCGGCGCTGCTGATGAAGGTGGACGACACGCTGGCCGTCTTCCACACGCACGCCGTGGCGGGGCTCCTCGGCGGGGTCCTCACGGGGCTCCTGGCCACGCCGGAGCTGATGATGATGGAGTCGTCGGTGCCGGGGCCCAAGGGCGCCTTCTACGGCGGCGGCATCAAGCAGGTGGGCAAGCAGCTGGCCGGCGCGGCGTTCGTGATCGTGTGGAACCTCGTGGTCACCACGCTCATCCTGCTCGGCATCGGGCTGTTCGTGCCGCTGCGGATGCCCGACGACCAGCTCATGATCGGCGACGACGCCGCGCACGGGGAGGAGGCCTACGCGCTGTGGGGTGACGGCGAGAAGTTCGACGCCACGCGGCACGACGTGTCCAGGGGCGCCGGCGGCGAGAGGGAGATGGGCACCGCGGAGCAGCGGCTCGCCGGCATGGGAGCCAGGGGCGTCACCATCCAGTTGTAGGAGGGTATCCAACGAGGAAGGCTCTGTACTGTTAATTCTTCTCGTAGGACTGTAGGAATAGTTATGCTTTTAACTGCAGAGTGTGAGAGCCTCCTGTGTAGATTGCTGATGTCATGTTGGCTGTTGCGACATAGTAATATTATTTTTCCGAGTAAAGTGTAGGAAATCACCGGTTTGAATGCTGGGTTTGCGGAAAACAATATGTCATGTTTTTGTTGCAGAAAACATCGTGTCTTCTGTAATGGTTTTCCAAAAAACATTGATTGATGGATCAGGCTCTGTTAAGTGGatttatgacaggtggggcctGTTTTTTGCCTACCTGGCACTGGCAGCCGTCCCGACAACCGTTAGATGCGCTGCTCGGGCCATCTATATTTCCTTCCCGCTTGCGCCACATCCGCATTCCCCCCTCCTTCTCCCTTCCCGCTTCTTCCCGCTCCCACCCCCCCCTCGCACTACGCAGATGGGTACCCCGGCGAAACCAGGCGGTGCTGACGGCGGCGGGCCACCCGGCAGTGGCGCCAACGACGCGGATCCCGAGCCATATGAGCTTTGCGGGAGCTTGAACCCTAGCAAGGCGACGGAGAATGTGGAGCTGCAATATTCAGTGGAATATGTGATGGCCAGAGCCTTCGCCGCGACGGTGAAGGTCAATCCGACAAACCACCATATCGCGTCATCCTTCGGCGGCGTATAGTAAGATCCCCCTCCCCTTCTCCATTCCTTTATCTCATCCCTATTGATCCGTTACTAGGGTTAGGATAACAATTGCATATTGTTGGGCCTAGGGTTTGTTATCGCTATGATTTTTTTGTGAAATTAGGTGATTAAGTTGAAATTAGGTGATGTTTGTGTGTTATTTAGTTAAAATTAGGTGTTGTCTAACCCTATGGTTGGGTGTGCTATGTCAAATTA
Coding sequences within it:
- the LOC125521328 gene encoding ammonium transporter 2 member 1, translating into MAYAAGSPAVPDWLNKGDNAWQLTAATMVGIQSMPGLVVLYGSIVKKKWAVNSAFMALYAYASSLLVWVLVGFRMAFGERLLPFWGKAGVALSQDYLVGRAKLSATERGSTPLVEPFYPEATLVLFQFEFAAITLILLAGSVLGRMNIKAWMAFTPLWLMLSYTVGAFSLWGGGFLYHWGVIDYSGGYVIHLSSGIAGFTAAYWVGPRLKSDRERFSPNNILLMIAGGGLLWMGWAGFNGGAPYAANITASIAVLNTNVSAATSLLTWTCLDVIFFGKPSVIGAVQGMMTGLVCITPGAGLVQTWAAVVMGIFAGSVPWFTMMILHKKSALLMKVDDTLAVFHTHAVAGLLGGVLTGLLATPELMMMESSVPGPKGAFYGGGIKQVGKQLAGAAFVIVWNLVVTTLILLGIGLFVPLRMPDDQLMIGDDAAHGEEAYALWGDGEKFDATRHDVSRGAGGEREMGTAEQRLAGMGARGVTIQL